From Ramlibacter tataouinensis, the proteins below share one genomic window:
- the pseG gene encoding UDP-2,4-diacetamido-2,4,6-trideoxy-beta-L-altropyranose hydrolase has protein sequence MRIALRTDASRRIGTGHLRRCISLAQALQQEGAQLLFVGRPHDEVSQLIADTGLPHAWLPAPAGCTPDANDPPHAAWAACSWSQDAGETIGALRDFRPDWVLVDHYAFDARWHARVAQDLACRVAVIDDLADRPIAAALLVDQNLADHALKYAGRIAAGTRLLGGPRYALLAPPYRDAKRYRFRRQAASIGIFMGGADPLDFSSRALLACREQAGFQGEIELVSSSRNPHLDRHLELARRWPGTRVLCDAPELSGFFARHDLQIGSGGVAAWERCCLGAPTLAIQIAENQRAVLPQLAALGAIEWLAAGDPDERALGAAVQALVQSPRRRLALVRGTRELVDGLGSARVAAALALSAGAPLAWRNAEAGDETLLLHWANDPEARRHALNPGAIAPRGHHLWFSARLARPADCRILIARSPAGTPVGQVRFEREGSSWTVSYSLDAAFRGLRLARPLLEGAIAALRAAVPSPALVAWVKPDNAASLQIFRGMGFQEALASHQGVDCHRFELHLVN, from the coding sequence ATGCGCATTGCCCTGCGGACGGACGCTTCCCGCCGCATCGGCACCGGCCACCTGCGCCGCTGCATCTCGCTGGCGCAGGCCCTGCAGCAAGAAGGCGCGCAGTTGCTGTTCGTCGGCAGGCCGCACGACGAGGTCAGCCAGCTCATCGCCGACACCGGGCTGCCGCACGCATGGCTGCCGGCGCCGGCCGGATGCACGCCCGACGCGAACGATCCGCCGCACGCCGCCTGGGCCGCGTGCTCGTGGTCGCAGGACGCCGGCGAAACCATTGGCGCGCTGCGCGACTTTCGGCCCGACTGGGTGCTGGTGGACCACTACGCCTTCGATGCGCGCTGGCATGCGCGGGTCGCGCAGGACCTCGCTTGCCGTGTCGCCGTCATCGACGACCTGGCTGACCGGCCCATCGCCGCCGCCTTGCTGGTCGACCAGAACCTGGCCGACCACGCGCTCAAGTACGCGGGCCGGATCGCCGCCGGCACGCGCCTGCTCGGCGGCCCGCGCTATGCGCTGCTGGCGCCGCCGTACCGCGACGCCAAGCGCTACCGATTTCGCCGCCAGGCGGCCAGCATCGGCATCTTCATGGGCGGGGCCGACCCGCTCGACTTCAGCTCGCGCGCCCTGCTCGCCTGCCGCGAGCAAGCGGGCTTCCAGGGCGAGATCGAGCTGGTGTCCTCGTCGCGCAATCCGCACCTGGACCGCCACCTCGAACTGGCGCGCCGATGGCCGGGCACGCGGGTGCTGTGCGATGCGCCCGAGCTGTCCGGATTCTTCGCCCGGCACGACCTGCAGATCGGCTCGGGCGGTGTGGCCGCCTGGGAGCGCTGCTGCCTGGGCGCGCCCACGCTGGCGATCCAGATCGCGGAGAACCAGCGCGCGGTGCTGCCGCAGCTGGCGGCGCTGGGCGCCATCGAGTGGCTGGCCGCCGGGGACCCGGACGAACGCGCGCTGGGCGCGGCCGTGCAGGCGCTGGTGCAGTCGCCGCGCCGCCGGCTGGCGCTGGTGCGCGGCACCCGCGAGCTGGTGGACGGCCTGGGCAGCGCCCGCGTGGCCGCCGCGCTGGCCCTGTCCGCCGGCGCACCGCTGGCCTGGCGCAATGCCGAAGCCGGCGACGAGACCCTGCTGCTGCACTGGGCCAATGACCCCGAGGCGCGCCGCCATGCCCTCAACCCCGGCGCGATCGCGCCGCGCGGGCACCACCTGTGGTTCAGCGCGCGGCTGGCGCGGCCCGCCGACTGCCGCATCCTGATCGCGCGCTCGCCGGCCGGTACGCCGGTCGGGCAGGTCCGCTTCGAGCGCGAGGGCTCGAGCTGGACGGTGAGCTATTCGCTCGATGCGGCGTTCCGGGGCCTGCGGCTGGCGCGCCCCCTGCTCGAAGGCGCCATCGCGGCGCTGCGCGCCGCCGTCCCCTCACCCGCGCTGGTGGCCTGGGTGAAGCCCGATAATGCAGCCTCATTGCAGATTTTTCGCGGGATGGGCTTCCAGGAAGCCCTTGCCTCGCACCAAGGTGTGGACTGCCATCGGTTCGAACTTCACTTGGTGAACTGA
- a CDS encoding glycosyltransferase family 2 protein → MKDELVSIITPAYKAAGVIGRTVDSVLAQTYPHWEMLIADDCSPDDTRAVVSEWARRDARIQLIPLERNGGPAAARNAALAKAQGRWVAFLDSDDMWLPNKLERSLAHAQAHRSPLVFTGFRRVSHDESRTGDYIGVPPTLSYGQLLGNTAIATSTVLVDRSICGDVRMQRVYYDDFVCWLGILKRGFVAHGLDEDLMRYRVMAQSVSRNKGRSAREVWKTYRQVEGLALPSAAWHFSRYAFNALRKYRKF, encoded by the coding sequence GTGAAGGACGAGCTGGTCTCCATCATCACACCGGCCTACAAGGCTGCCGGCGTGATCGGCCGCACGGTGGATTCGGTGCTCGCGCAGACCTACCCCCATTGGGAAATGCTGATCGCCGACGACTGCTCGCCCGACGATACGCGCGCGGTGGTCTCGGAGTGGGCGCGCCGCGATGCGCGCATCCAGCTGATCCCGCTCGAGCGCAACGGCGGACCGGCGGCGGCCCGCAATGCCGCCCTAGCCAAGGCGCAGGGCCGCTGGGTCGCGTTCCTGGACAGCGACGACATGTGGCTGCCCAACAAGCTGGAACGCAGCCTGGCGCATGCGCAGGCGCACCGCTCGCCCCTGGTGTTCACCGGCTTCCGGCGCGTCAGCCACGACGAGTCGCGCACCGGCGACTACATCGGGGTGCCGCCCACGCTCAGCTACGGCCAGCTGCTGGGCAACACGGCTATCGCCACCTCGACCGTGCTGGTCGACCGGTCGATCTGCGGCGATGTGCGGATGCAGCGCGTGTACTACGACGACTTCGTGTGCTGGCTCGGCATCCTCAAGCGCGGCTTCGTCGCGCATGGCCTTGACGAGGACCTGATGCGCTACCGCGTCATGGCGCAATCGGTGTCCCGCAACAAGGGGCGCTCCGCGCGCGAGGTGTGGAAGACCTATCGCCAGGTCGAAGGCCTGGCGCTGCCGTCCGCCGCCTGGCATTTCTCGCGCTACGCGTTCAACGCGCTGCGCAAGTACCGGAAGTTCTGA
- the lysS gene encoding lysine--tRNA ligase, producing MSEQERPTPPQDENQLIAERREKLKALREAVKQGNGVAFPNDFKPGHRAADLLAHHGSKAPERLEEEAVQASVGGRMMLKRVMGKASFATLQDATGRFQIYVTRDGVGEEAYAAFKHWDLGDIIGAEGKLFKTRTGELSLQATSIRLLTKNLRPMPDKFHGVADQEVKYRQRYVDLMMDPATRDRFVARSKAISGMRDFMVSHGFLEVETPMLHPIPGGANARPFVTHHNALDQAMYLRIAPELYLKRLIVGGFERVFEINRNFRNEGISVRHNPEFTMMEFYAAYWNYQDLMDFTEALVRDAAQKAVGTLQLTYDGKPVDLTQRFERLTIPEAIRKHTDAGDKVLDREWLINSLRKLGLTEEKNRLSTRSLAALQVMYFEETVEEKLWQPTFIMEHPTEISPLARANDQRPEVTERFELYITGREFGNGFSELNDAEDQAARFAAQAGAKDAGDDEAMFYDQDFVRALEYGMPPTGGCGVGIDRLMMLLTDSPSIRDVILFPALRRES from the coding sequence ATGTCCGAGCAAGAACGACCCACCCCGCCCCAGGATGAAAACCAGCTGATCGCCGAACGCCGCGAGAAGCTGAAAGCGCTGCGCGAGGCCGTGAAACAGGGCAATGGCGTCGCGTTCCCCAACGACTTCAAGCCGGGCCACCGCGCCGCCGACCTGCTGGCGCACCATGGCAGCAAGGCGCCCGAGCGGCTGGAAGAAGAAGCCGTCCAGGCGAGCGTCGGCGGGCGCATGATGCTCAAGCGCGTGATGGGCAAGGCCAGCTTCGCGACCCTGCAGGACGCCACCGGGCGCTTCCAGATCTACGTCACGCGCGACGGCGTCGGCGAGGAAGCCTATGCCGCCTTCAAGCACTGGGACCTGGGCGACATAATCGGGGCCGAAGGCAAGCTGTTCAAGACGCGCACCGGCGAGCTGTCGCTGCAGGCCACCAGCATCCGGTTGCTGACCAAGAACCTGCGGCCGATGCCCGACAAGTTCCACGGCGTCGCCGACCAGGAAGTGAAGTACCGCCAGCGCTACGTGGACCTGATGATGGACCCGGCCACGCGCGACCGCTTCGTGGCGCGCAGCAAGGCGATCAGCGGCATGCGCGACTTCATGGTGTCGCACGGCTTCCTCGAAGTCGAGACGCCCATGCTGCACCCGATTCCCGGCGGCGCCAACGCGCGGCCCTTCGTGACCCACCATAACGCGCTCGACCAGGCGATGTACCTGCGCATCGCGCCCGAGCTGTACCTCAAGCGCCTGATCGTCGGCGGCTTCGAGCGCGTGTTCGAGATCAACCGCAACTTCCGCAACGAAGGCATCTCGGTGCGCCACAACCCCGAGTTCACCATGATGGAGTTCTACGCGGCGTACTGGAACTACCAGGACCTGATGGACTTCACCGAGGCCCTGGTGCGCGACGCCGCGCAGAAGGCCGTGGGCACGCTGCAGCTGACCTACGACGGCAAGCCGGTGGACCTGACGCAGCGTTTCGAGCGCCTGACCATCCCCGAGGCCATCCGCAAGCACACCGACGCCGGCGACAAGGTCCTGGACCGCGAGTGGTTGATCAATTCCCTGCGCAAGCTGGGCCTGACCGAAGAGAAGAACCGTTTGTCCACGCGCTCGCTCGCCGCGCTGCAGGTGATGTACTTTGAGGAGACGGTGGAGGAAAAGCTCTGGCAGCCGACCTTCATCATGGAGCACCCGACCGAGATCTCGCCGCTGGCGCGCGCCAATGACCAGCGGCCGGAGGTCACCGAGCGCTTCGAGCTGTACATCACGGGCCGCGAGTTCGGCAACGGCTTCTCCGAGCTGAACGACGCCGAGGACCAGGCCGCGCGCTTTGCGGCCCAGGCGGGCGCCAAGGACGCCGGCGACGACGAGGCGATGTTCTACGACCAGGACTTCGTGCGGGCGCTCGAGTACGGCATGCCCCCCACCGGCGGCTGCGGCGTGGGCATCGACCGGCTCATGATGCTGCTCACCGACAGTCCCAGCATCCGCGACGTGATCCTGTTCCCCGCGCTGCGCCGCGAATCCTGA
- a CDS encoding aminotransferase class III-fold pyridoxal phosphate-dependent enzyme: protein MNRYSQSEALLARAEKVIPLGAQTFSKSRTQFPHGVSPYFAERALGSRVWDADGNEYLDLINALCSVTLGHCDPDVTAAVERQLQRGTIFSLSSELEIQVAEKLVELVPCAEKVRFGKNGSDATSGAIRIARAYTRRERVAVCGYHGWQDWYIGSTARHLGVPEAVRALTHTWMYNEPASLEKLFTEHPGEFAAVILEPMNVAWPKPGFLQEVQALCRRHGAVLVFDETITGFRYAKGGAQELFGVTPDLATFGKGLANGYPVSAVAGRAEVMKLMEEVFFSFTFGGETLSLAAALATLDKLEREPVIATMAARGERLLKDTQALIDRHGLADVFSLAGHPTWSFLQFQDARGHSMWEIKTLFMQEMLKRGVLSYGTHNMSYAHSEADLDRLKAVYDEVFGVITRGLGSSIRPMLECEVLEPLFRVR, encoded by the coding sequence ATGAACCGATACAGTCAATCGGAGGCGCTGCTGGCGCGTGCCGAAAAAGTCATTCCGCTGGGCGCGCAGACCTTCAGCAAGAGCCGCACGCAGTTTCCCCACGGCGTCTCGCCCTATTTCGCCGAACGGGCCCTGGGCAGCCGCGTGTGGGACGCCGACGGCAACGAATACCTCGACCTGATCAACGCACTGTGCTCGGTGACCCTGGGCCACTGCGATCCGGATGTCACGGCCGCCGTCGAGCGGCAGTTGCAGCGCGGAACCATCTTCTCGCTCAGCAGTGAACTGGAGATCCAGGTCGCCGAGAAGCTGGTCGAGCTGGTGCCCTGCGCCGAGAAAGTGCGCTTCGGCAAGAACGGCTCGGACGCGACCTCGGGTGCGATCCGCATCGCGCGCGCCTATACGCGGCGCGAGCGCGTGGCCGTGTGCGGCTATCACGGCTGGCAGGACTGGTACATCGGCTCCACCGCCCGTCACCTCGGGGTGCCCGAGGCCGTGCGGGCCCTGACCCACACCTGGATGTACAACGAGCCCGCTTCGCTGGAGAAACTGTTCACCGAGCATCCCGGCGAGTTCGCGGCGGTCATCCTCGAGCCCATGAACGTGGCCTGGCCGAAGCCCGGCTTCCTGCAGGAAGTGCAGGCCCTGTGCCGTCGCCATGGCGCCGTGCTGGTGTTCGACGAAACGATCACCGGCTTTCGCTACGCCAAGGGCGGCGCGCAGGAATTGTTCGGCGTCACGCCCGATCTCGCCACCTTCGGCAAGGGCCTGGCCAACGGCTACCCGGTGTCGGCCGTGGCGGGCCGGGCCGAGGTGATGAAACTGATGGAGGAGGTGTTCTTCTCCTTCACATTCGGCGGCGAGACGCTGTCGCTGGCGGCCGCGCTCGCCACCCTGGACAAGCTGGAGCGCGAACCGGTCATCGCCACGATGGCCGCGCGCGGCGAGCGCCTGCTGAAGGACACGCAGGCGCTGATCGACCGCCACGGGCTGGCCGACGTGTTCTCGCTGGCCGGCCATCCGACCTGGTCGTTCCTGCAATTCCAGGACGCGCGCGGCCACAGCATGTGGGAGATCAAGACCCTGTTCATGCAGGAGATGCTCAAGCGCGGCGTGCTCAGCTACGGCACGCACAACATGAGCTATGCGCACAGCGAGGCCGACCTGGACCGCTTGAAGGCGGTGTACGACGAGGTGTTCGGCGTCATCACGCGCGGCCTCGGATCGAGTATCCGCCCCATGCTCGAGTGCGAAGTGCTGGAGCCTCTGTTCCGGGTGCGCTGA
- a CDS encoding NAD-dependent epimerase/dehydratase family protein: protein MAADKALRVAVTGASGFVGRALLARLARDAGDVVALSRAAAGWPGGVRALTVPGYEDAALLARAFAGMQAVVHLAARAHRGGGDQAFESSVRGASAVARAARDAGVGRLVLISSIGVNGNRTREQRPFTEADAPGPVEPYARSKLRAEQAVAEVLGASATSLTIIRPPLIYGPGAPGNFARLVGAVARGWWLPLAGIHNARSLVGIDNLLDLISLCLDHPAATNELFLAADSQDLSTPEMVRCIAAGLGRPPHLLRCPPQALRLAAWATGRGRIAESLCDSLQVDAGKARRLLGWMPARSAAEGVREAAKGFLAPC, encoded by the coding sequence ATGGCGGCAGACAAGGCCTTGCGGGTGGCGGTGACGGGCGCTTCGGGTTTCGTCGGCCGGGCGCTGCTGGCGCGACTGGCGCGGGACGCCGGCGATGTCGTGGCGCTGTCGCGCGCCGCCGCGGGCTGGCCCGGCGGCGTGCGCGCTCTCACCGTGCCCGGCTACGAAGACGCCGCGCTGCTGGCCCGCGCCTTCGCCGGCATGCAAGCCGTAGTGCATCTGGCGGCACGCGCGCATCGGGGCGGCGGCGATCAGGCCTTCGAATCCAGCGTGCGCGGCGCCAGCGCCGTCGCCCGGGCCGCCCGGGACGCCGGCGTCGGCCGTCTCGTACTCATCAGCTCGATCGGCGTCAACGGCAACCGCACGCGAGAGCAGCGGCCCTTCACCGAGGCCGATGCGCCCGGCCCCGTCGAGCCCTACGCGCGCAGCAAGTTGCGTGCGGAGCAGGCCGTGGCCGAGGTGCTGGGGGCCTCGGCGACCAGCCTGACCATCATCCGCCCGCCGCTGATCTATGGACCGGGCGCCCCGGGCAACTTCGCCCGCCTGGTCGGCGCCGTCGCGCGCGGCTGGTGGCTGCCGCTCGCCGGCATCCACAACGCACGCAGCCTGGTCGGTATCGACAACCTGCTGGACCTGATCTCGCTGTGCCTGGATCACCCCGCGGCCACCAACGAGCTGTTCCTCGCCGCGGATTCGCAGGACCTGTCCACGCCCGAGATGGTGCGCTGCATCGCCGCCGGGCTGGGCCGGCCGCCGCACCTGCTGCGCTGCCCGCCGCAGGCGCTGCGCCTGGCGGCATGGGCCACCGGCCGCGGCCGGATCGCGGAAAGCCTGTGCGACTCGCTGCAGGTGGACGCCGGCAAGGCAAGGCGCCTGCTGGGATGGATGCCGGCCCGCTCCGCCGCCGAAGGCGTGCGCGAGGCGGCCAAGGGGTTCCTCGCGCCATGCTGA
- a CDS encoding cytidylyltransferase domain-containing protein gives MNSPARPTVAIVQARMSSTRLPGKVLLRSCGKPLLQHLIERARRCPQIDQLVVATSTDASDDPLQSLCDGLGVPCHRGSLDDVLDRFMGAARPLAPGWVVRLTGDCPLIDPDVIGRVVSAAREPGVDYASNALVPTFPDGLDVECMRAEVLEQAWREARKPSEREHVTPFIHTQPERFALRQVRQEADLSALRWTVDEPSDFVFVSQVFEHLYPVQPDFRMNDVLELLRREPRLARINTGLARNEGYARSLAAEAGAAA, from the coding sequence TTGAATTCCCCGGCCCGACCGACCGTCGCCATCGTCCAGGCTCGCATGAGCTCGACCCGTCTGCCCGGCAAGGTGCTGCTGCGAAGCTGCGGCAAGCCGTTGCTGCAACACCTGATCGAGCGCGCCCGGCGGTGCCCGCAGATCGACCAGCTGGTCGTGGCCACCAGCACCGATGCCAGCGACGATCCGCTGCAGTCGCTGTGCGACGGACTGGGCGTGCCCTGCCATCGCGGCAGCCTCGACGACGTGCTGGACCGCTTCATGGGCGCCGCGCGCCCCTTGGCCCCCGGCTGGGTGGTGCGGCTCACGGGCGACTGCCCGCTGATCGACCCCGACGTCATCGGCCGTGTGGTCTCGGCTGCGCGCGAGCCGGGCGTGGACTATGCGTCCAATGCGCTGGTGCCCACCTTCCCCGACGGGCTCGATGTGGAATGCATGCGCGCCGAGGTGCTGGAACAGGCCTGGCGCGAGGCCCGCAAGCCCAGCGAGCGCGAGCACGTGACCCCCTTCATCCACACCCAGCCCGAGCGTTTTGCATTGCGGCAGGTGCGCCAGGAGGCCGACCTGTCGGCGCTGCGCTGGACGGTGGACGAGCCGAGCGACTTCGTCTTCGTCTCGCAGGTGTTCGAGCACCTGTACCCTGTGCAACCCGACTTCCGCATGAACGACGTGCTGGAGTTGCTGCGGCGCGAGCCGCGACTGGCCCGCATCAACACCGGCCTGGCGCGAAACGAAGGCTACGCGCGTTCGCTGGCGGCCGAGGCGGGGGCGGCGGCATGA
- a CDS encoding sugar transferase → MKRAIDFALALGALAVLALPIALVALAVRLTSRGPVLYWSDRVGRGNRIFRMPKFRSMRVDTPEVATHLLASPEQWLTPIGSFLRKSSLDELPQLWSILKGDMSIVGPRPALFNQNDLVALRTEHGVHELRPGLTGWAQIHGRDEIPIPEKVQLDAYYLRHRTLALDLRIMALTFVKVVRREGITH, encoded by the coding sequence CTGAAGCGTGCCATCGACTTCGCCCTGGCGCTGGGCGCCCTGGCCGTGCTGGCGCTGCCGATCGCGCTGGTCGCGCTGGCCGTCAGGCTGACCTCGCGGGGGCCGGTGCTGTACTGGTCCGACCGGGTGGGCCGCGGCAACCGGATCTTCCGCATGCCCAAGTTCCGCAGCATGCGGGTCGACACGCCCGAGGTCGCCACGCACCTGCTCGCCTCGCCGGAGCAGTGGCTGACGCCGATCGGCAGCTTCCTGCGCAAGAGCAGCCTCGACGAGCTGCCGCAGCTGTGGAGCATCCTCAAGGGCGACATGAGCATCGTCGGCCCGCGCCCCGCCCTCTTCAACCAGAACGACCTGGTGGCGCTGCGCACCGAGCACGGCGTGCACGAGCTGCGGCCCGGCCTGACCGGCTGGGCCCAGATCCATGGGCGCGACGAGATTCCGATCCCGGAGAAGGTGCAGCTCGATGCCTACTACCTGAGGCACCGCACGCTGGCGCTGGACCTGCGCATCATGGCCCTGACCTTCGTCAAGGTGGTGCGGCGCGAGGGCATCACTCACTGA
- the pseI gene encoding pseudaminic acid synthase has translation MGFSIAGRPIGPDAPPFVIAEMSGNHNQSLERALQIVDAAAASGAHALKIQTYTADSMTLDIAQGEFAISDPTSLWNGRTLYELYQEAATPYDWHRPIFERCREKGLVCFSTPFDAAAVDFLESLGAPAYKIASFENVDLPLIAKAASTGKPLIVSTGMASVAEIDEAVRAARDAGCRDLVLLKCTSTYPATPQNTNITTIPHMRSLFGCEVGLSDHTMGTGVAVAAVALGATVVEKHFTLARADGGVDSTFSLEPAEMAALVTETRRAWEALGQVSYGPTAAEQKSLQFRRSLYVVADLPAGTRLSAENVRAIRPGSGLPPKFLGQVIGRAVARAVKRGTPVTWDLFA, from the coding sequence ATGGGTTTCTCAATCGCGGGGCGGCCGATCGGGCCCGATGCTCCTCCTTTCGTGATCGCCGAAATGTCCGGCAATCACAACCAGTCGCTCGAGCGGGCGCTGCAGATCGTGGACGCCGCGGCGGCCAGTGGCGCGCACGCGCTGAAGATCCAGACCTACACCGCCGATTCGATGACGCTGGACATCGCGCAAGGCGAGTTCGCCATCAGCGACCCCACAAGCCTGTGGAACGGCCGCACCCTGTACGAGCTGTACCAGGAAGCCGCGACGCCCTACGACTGGCACCGGCCGATCTTCGAGCGCTGCCGCGAGAAGGGCCTGGTCTGCTTCTCGACGCCCTTCGACGCCGCGGCCGTCGATTTCCTCGAATCCCTCGGCGCGCCGGCCTACAAGATCGCCTCGTTCGAGAACGTCGACCTGCCGCTGATCGCCAAGGCGGCGTCCACCGGCAAGCCGCTGATCGTCTCGACCGGCATGGCGAGCGTGGCCGAGATCGACGAGGCCGTGCGGGCCGCGCGCGACGCCGGCTGCCGCGACCTGGTGCTGCTCAAGTGCACCAGCACCTACCCGGCGACGCCGCAGAACACCAACATCACGACCATCCCGCACATGCGCAGCCTGTTCGGCTGCGAGGTGGGCCTGAGCGACCACACCATGGGCACCGGCGTCGCGGTCGCGGCCGTCGCACTGGGCGCGACCGTGGTGGAAAAGCACTTCACGCTGGCGCGCGCCGATGGCGGCGTGGACAGCACTTTCTCGCTGGAGCCGGCTGAAATGGCCGCGCTGGTCACCGAAACGCGGCGCGCCTGGGAAGCACTGGGCCAGGTGAGCTACGGACCCACGGCCGCCGAGCAGAAGTCGCTGCAGTTCCGCCGCTCGCTCTATGTGGTGGCCGACCTCCCGGCCGGCACCCGGCTCAGCGCCGAGAACGTGCGCGCCATACGGCCAGGATCGGGGCTGCCGCCCAAGTTCCTGGGCCAGGTGATCGGCCGCGCGGTGGCGCGGGCGGTCAAGCGCGGCACGCCCGTGACCTGGGACCTCTTCGCATGA
- a CDS encoding lipopolysaccharide biosynthesis protein, which translates to MAPASAPARPARPIAPWRAAQLWYLPLLGTAMALMMARILVMARLLDVAAFGIYSAGLLVSTTFCMLACLGLQSLLQRDMPVMAARGRVRRALVLLFQSALVACLCAVVLLLIPALGVGAAGLSAPVFAIAIVHGLSQQVFLVATTESRSLGQPVRYSLQNLGRAVSVTALSAAAASLSGSAPLALGVEAAMSLALSAATLSRMAAAHGARAPTLLAAAWRTIRRARWNTALIFLGISLAASAVLTADRWFAAALLPAREFAQYAFAGVLVLIAQSTQAMLNASIYPALARRYALQGAAPTYALSARVSLSLLGAAVLLAVPAGLALSAAVQRWYPAYEPALAILWPVLAAGALRLSDFWSSFLTICGHERKMLWLQLLVGGGLCAVWAAALAMRGAAATLADFAWLALLLSIGMHGGAALAATRAQRKGAVA; encoded by the coding sequence ATGGCACCCGCTTCCGCGCCCGCACGCCCCGCCCGGCCGATCGCGCCCTGGCGCGCCGCGCAGCTTTGGTACTTGCCCCTGCTGGGCACGGCGATGGCGCTGATGATGGCGCGCATCCTGGTGATGGCGCGCCTGCTCGACGTGGCCGCCTTCGGCATCTACAGCGCGGGCCTGCTGGTGTCGACCACCTTCTGCATGCTGGCCTGCCTGGGCCTGCAATCGCTGCTGCAACGGGACATGCCGGTCATGGCCGCGCGCGGGCGCGTGCGGCGCGCGCTGGTGCTGCTGTTCCAGTCGGCGCTGGTGGCCTGCCTCTGCGCGGTTGTGCTTCTGCTGATCCCCGCGCTGGGCGTGGGCGCGGCCGGGCTGAGCGCGCCGGTGTTCGCCATTGCCATCGTCCACGGCCTCTCGCAGCAGGTGTTCCTGGTCGCCACCACCGAAAGCCGCAGTCTGGGACAGCCGGTGCGTTATTCGCTGCAAAACCTGGGGCGCGCAGTGAGCGTGACCGCTCTCAGCGCGGCGGCCGCGTCGCTGTCCGGCTCGGCGCCGCTGGCACTGGGCGTGGAGGCGGCGATGTCCCTGGCCTTGTCGGCGGCGACGCTGTCGCGCATGGCGGCGGCGCACGGCGCGCGCGCCCCCACGCTGCTCGCAGCGGCCTGGCGCACGATCCGGCGCGCCCGCTGGAATACGGCCCTGATCTTCCTCGGCATCTCGCTGGCGGCGTCGGCCGTGCTGACCGCGGACCGCTGGTTCGCCGCCGCCCTGCTGCCCGCGCGCGAGTTTGCGCAATACGCCTTTGCCGGCGTCCTGGTGCTGATCGCGCAGTCGACCCAAGCCATGCTCAACGCCTCCATCTACCCTGCCCTGGCCCGCCGCTATGCCCTGCAGGGCGCGGCCCCCACCTATGCCTTGAGCGCCCGCGTGTCGCTGTCGCTGCTCGGTGCGGCAGTGCTGCTGGCGGTTCCGGCGGGCTTGGCGCTGTCGGCCGCCGTGCAGCGCTGGTATCCGGCCTACGAACCCGCGCTGGCGATTCTCTGGCCGGTGCTCGCGGCCGGCGCGCTGCGGCTTTCCGATTTCTGGTCGAGCTTTTTGACGATCTGCGGCCACGAGCGCAAGATGCTGTGGCTGCAATTGCTGGTGGGCGGCGGCCTGTGCGCGGTCTGGGCCGCGGCCCTGGCGATGCGCGGCGCGGCGGCCACGCTGGCCGACTTCGCCTGGCTCGCCCTGCTGCTGTCGATCGGCATGCATGGCGGCGCGGCACTGGCGGCCACCAGGGCACAACGCAAGGGGGCGGTTGCGTGA
- a CDS encoding class I SAM-dependent methyltransferase — MSTTSQRDIFLGGEGDAYFQRNAGGYAASNAGRVSLPLSVIERYLQPGARVLEIGCANGLNLESLRQRAGVQGSGVDPSATAIQAGQRDFPALELAVGTADALPFADASFDLVWFGFCLYVTDRALLPRVVAEADRVLKSGGYLAIVDFDPGLPVRRRYSHAAGVSSYKTDHARMFLGFPQYVLVEKRSFSHHADSFDTDAGERLAIQVLYKDINAGYAAIDER, encoded by the coding sequence ATGAGCACGACTTCACAGCGCGACATCTTCCTGGGCGGCGAAGGCGACGCCTACTTCCAGCGCAACGCCGGCGGGTATGCCGCTTCGAATGCCGGCCGGGTCAGCTTGCCCCTGTCGGTGATCGAGCGCTATCTCCAGCCCGGTGCGCGCGTGCTGGAAATCGGCTGCGCCAATGGCCTCAACCTGGAGTCGCTGCGGCAGCGCGCGGGCGTGCAAGGCAGCGGCGTCGATCCTTCCGCCACGGCCATCCAGGCCGGCCAGCGTGACTTCCCGGCGCTCGAACTGGCCGTGGGCACCGCCGACGCGCTTCCCTTCGCCGATGCCTCGTTCGACCTGGTCTGGTTCGGCTTCTGCCTCTACGTCACCGACCGCGCCCTGCTGCCGCGCGTGGTGGCGGAAGCCGACCGTGTGCTCAAGAGCGGCGGCTACCTCGCCATCGTCGATTTCGATCCCGGCCTGCCGGTGCGGCGGCGCTACAGCCATGCCGCGGGCGTGAGCAGCTACAAGACCGACCACGCCCGCATGTTCCTCGGTTTCCCCCAGTACGTGCTGGTGGAGAAACGCTCCTTTTCCCATCACGCCGACAGCTTCGACACCGACGCGGGCGAACGTCTCGCGATCCAGGTCCTTTACAAGGACATCAACGCCGGCTATGCGGCGATAGACGAAAGATGA